From one Gossypium hirsutum isolate 1008001.06 chromosome D08, Gossypium_hirsutum_v2.1, whole genome shotgun sequence genomic stretch:
- the LOC107899083 gene encoding uncharacterized protein, whose translation MIHSSKIRVQVKAMNNIELGFLIFLLLFNLLLPFSYGEAGGLCVSQGGRFPPFSSEGKPPKRVGKGHKDLTLCRVFRKKTCCDAAQTHPALLSIRRLALTGEASEECLHLWELLECSICDPRVGVQPGPPLICTSFCDRVFQACSNAYFSMDAKTQVLAPCGANDFVCGRASEWASNGTELCLAAGFRVEQSVGMHGGIEEMSCYGGKASLDSIADSWGASRSEKPHKTGNSGLLEDFQQWLQDMPSNERVSWAVGGLVLTAGLLFISKRKSYNQRQKLAAIQRAARRLEVKMNPTPTSSQGNRKGNRR comes from the exons ATGATTCACAGCTCAAAAATCAGAGTACAAGTAAAAGCAATGAATAACATTGAACTTGGGTTTCTTATATTTCTTCTCCTTTTCAACCTTCTTCTGCCCTTTTCCTATG GAGAAGCCGGTGGTCTTTGTGTATCTCAAGGTGGTCGCTTTCCGCCCTTCTCTTCTGAGGGGAAACCTCCTAAAAGGGTGGGGAAGGGACACAAGGATTTGACACTCTGTAGGGTGTTTCGGAAAAAGACTTGCTGTGATGCTGCCCAGACACATCCTGCTTTGCTTTCTATTAGGAGGCTGGCTTTAACAGGTGAAGCCAGTGAAGAGTGTTTGCATTTGTGGGAATTGCTGGAATGTTCCATATGCGATCCACGAGTCGGAGTTCAGCCTGGACCCCCACTTATATGCACATCCTTCTGTGATAGAGTATTTCAGGCCTGCTCTAATGCTTACTTCTCAATGGATGCAAAGACACAG GTTCTAGCACCATGTGGAGCAAATGACTTTGTTTGTGGTAGAGCATCTGAATGGGCATCCAATGGAACAGAATTATGCCTTGCTGCAGGTTTCCGTGTTGAACAATCCGTTGGCATGCATGGTGGTATTGAAGAAATGTCCTGTTATGGTGGCAAAGCGAGTCTTGATTCAATTGCTGATTCATGGGGAGCTTCACGATCTGAGAAACCCCACAAAACTGGGAACTCTGGGCTCTTAGAAGATTTCCAGCAGTGGCTCCAGGATATGCCATCTAATGAAAGAGTTTCTTGGGCAGTAGGAGGCCTTGTTCTTACGGCGGGCCTACTTTTTATAAG CAAAAGAAAGAGCTATAACCAACGCCAAAAGCTTGCAGCTATTCAACGCGCTGCTAGGAGACTAGAAGTCAAGATGAACCCGACACCCACTTCAAGTCAAGGAAATAGGAAAGGGAATCGAAGATGA
- the LOC107899082 gene encoding serine/threonine-protein phosphatase PP1 isozyme 9 has product MMMMTMEGMMDQGVLDDIIRRLLEGKGSKQVQLSEGEIRQLCVNARQIFLSQPNLLQIHAPIRICGDIHGQYQDLLRLFEFGGYPPATNYLFLGDYVDRGKQSLETICLLLAYKIRYPDKVFLLRGNHEDAKINRIYGFYDECKRRFNVRLWKIFTDCFNSLPVAALVDEKILCMHGGLSPELENLDQIKEIQRPTEVPDNGLLCDLLWSDPDPKIEGWADSDRGISSTFGADVVAEFLDKSDLDLICRGHQVVEDGYEFFASRRLVTIFSAPNYGGEFDNAGALLSVNEDLVCSFEILKPADNKSLPSGSKPLKKPPKMGKV; this is encoded by the exons atgatgatgatgacaATGGAAGGAATGATGGATCAGGGTGTATTGGACGATATAATAAGAAGGTTGTTGGAAGGTAAAGGAAGCAAACAGGTTCAGCTTTCTGAAGGAGAGATCCGTCAGCTTTGTGTTAATGCTCGTCAAATCTTCCTTTCACAGCCTAACCTACTTCAGATTCATGCCCCCATTAGAATCTGTG GTGATATTCATGGACAATACCAAGATCTCTTAAGACTCTTTGAGTTTGGTGGCTATCCTCCTGCGACAAACTACCTGTTCCTTGGGGACTATGTAGATCGAGGCAAGCAAAGTTTGGAGACGATTTGTTTGCTTTTGGCCTATAAGATACGGTATCCCGACAAAGTTTTTCTCTTAAGGGGAAACCATGAAGATGCGAAGATCAATCGAATTTACGGATTTTATGATGAGTGTAAAAGGCGATTCAATGTTAGGCTTTGGAAAATATTTACAGATTGCTTCAACAGTTTACCAGTGGCTGCACTCGTTGATGAGAAGATACTTTGTATGCACGGAGGGTTGTCTCCAGAGTTGGAAAATTTGGATCAAATAAAGGAAATTCAAAGGCCAACGGAGGTTCCTGATAATGGTCTTCTCTGCGATCTACTTTGGTCCGATCCTGATCCGAAGATCGAGGGCTGGGCAGACAGCGATAGAGGAATTTCATCTACTTTTGGAGCTGATGTAGTTGCTGAATTTTTGGACAAGAGTGACCTTGATCTCATTTGTCGAGGCCATCAG GTTGTGGAGGACGGCTACGAGTTCTTTGCTAGCCGAAGATTAGTAACAATATTTTCAGCTCCAAACTATGGTGGAGAGTTTGACAATGCTGGTGCTTTATTGAGTGTTAATGAAGATCTTGTGTGCTCCTTTGAGATACTGAAACCGGCTGATAATAAATCGTTACCAAGCGGTTCTAAGCCCCTGAAGAAG CCACCAAAGATGGGGAAGGTTTGA
- the LOC107899079 gene encoding uncharacterized protein, translated as MGCFFICSPKFLFFYLLIVQSFVSETISFEDNKPTAYEVLRDFNFPAGLLPAGVTGYDLDPITGEFSAFLNGTCTFTLQRTYKLRYKNTIRGYISNGKLARLEGISVKFLFFWVNVVEVSRNGDELEFSVGIAGAGFPMDSFEDSPQCECKLICNDQKVRKIREIPFVSA; from the coding sequence ATGGGTTGTTTCTTCATATGTTCACCAAAATTTCtcttcttttaccttttaattgTTCAATCGTTTGTCTCAGAGACAATCTCCTTTGAAGACAATAAGCCAACAGCCTATGAAGTTCTCAGGGATTTCAACTTCCCTGCTGGTCTTCTCCCAGCAGGTGTTACTGGCTATGATCTAGACCCTATAACAGGTGAATTCTCAGCTTTCTTGAATGGTACTTGTACCTTTACTCTTCAAAGGACTTATAAATTGAGATACAAGAATACCATTAGAGGgtatatttcaaatgggaagctTGCAAGATTGGAAGGTATAAGTGTGAAGTTCCTTTTCTTCTGGGTTAATGTTGTTGAAGTGTCAAGGAATGGGGATGAGCTTGAATTCTCAGTAGGGATTGCTGGTGCTGGTTTTCCTATGGATAGTTTTGAAGACAGCCCTCAGTGTGAATGTAAGCTTATATGCAATGATCAGAAAGTAAGGAAGATTAGGGAAATCCCTTTTGTTTCTGCTTGA